A genomic window from Silene latifolia isolate original U9 population chromosome Y, ASM4854445v1, whole genome shotgun sequence includes:
- the LOC141629490 gene encoding uncharacterized protein LOC141629490, with amino-acid sequence MPGDDGKLRGKSDGPKTIPMTSPLNLHPSDNPNLNVTQIIFNGDNYDMWADAVKNGLDAKNKLGFIEGKVQKPESDGEEDTIELVAWRQCNAMLRAWLRNVIDPKLHPSITFSQPIAEIWEELRDRYSAGNAHRVHQLKGELNECKQGRDLVVEYYTRLKTIWDELANYSKVKNCTCGAAASIIKEREEEKVHQFLVGLDSKLYGNIRSNLLMEDPITSLT; translated from the coding sequence ATGCCAGGAGATGATGGAAAACTCAGGGGAAAATCCGATGGTCCAAAGACTATCCCCATGACATCGCCTCTTAACCTACACCCTTCCGATAATCCAAATTTAAATGTTACGCAAATCATTTTTAATGGTGATAATTACGATATGTGGGCAGATGCCGTTAAAAATGGACTAGATGCAAAAAACAAATTGGGTTTCATCGAAGGGAAGGTTCAGAAACCGGAGAGTGATGGAGAAGAAGACACTATTGAATTGGTGGCATGGCGACAATGCAACGCCATGTTGAGGGCATGGCTTAGGAATGTAATCGATCCTAAGCTACACCCGAGTATCACCTTCTCGCAGCCTATAGCAGAGATTTGGGAAGAGCTACGAGATAGGTACTCGGCTGGGAATGCTCATAGGGTTCACCAATTAAAAGGTGAATTGAATGAATGTAAGCAAGGAAGGGACTTAGTAGTCGAATACTACACCCGGCTAAAAACGATTTGGGACGAGTTAGCTAATTACAGCAAAGTGAAGAATTGTACTTGTGGAGCAGCCGCGTCCATAATAAAAGAACGAGAGGAAGAAAAGGTTCACCAATTTTTAGTGGGATTGGATTCAAAACTTTATGGAAACATACGATCCAACCTGTTAATGGAGGATCCGATCACTTCCTTGACTTGA